One segment of Paenibacillus sp. FSL R7-0337 DNA contains the following:
- a CDS encoding helix-turn-helix domain-containing protein, translating into MSEILELSMEHADELVKVTHALSTELRLRMLALLNTRRMNVAELAEALEIPVSTAASNVKVLEQAGLIVTELLPASRGAMKVCSRIYDDIKIIINAPQPLAEAGQGEYCYEIAMPIGNFTACEVAPTCGMVSETGPIITEDSPAGFFHPDRVQAQLLWLRKGYLEYRYPLEIPSGAEIREIQFSMEICSEAPNYANDWPSDITLWINGVEVGTWTSPGDFGGRRGKLNPAWWIDSGTQFGALKTWSVDHTRSAIDHQELSAVTLEQLNLPRRSHVDLRLGVKEDARYKGGMNLFGKKFGDHEQDLVMKIFYSVKA; encoded by the coding sequence GTGAGCGAGATACTGGAACTATCCATGGAACATGCGGATGAGCTGGTGAAGGTGACACATGCATTGTCTACGGAGCTTAGGTTAAGAATGCTTGCGCTGCTCAACACCCGGAGAATGAATGTGGCGGAGCTGGCGGAGGCGCTTGAGATCCCGGTATCGACAGCGGCCTCCAATGTGAAGGTGCTGGAGCAGGCCGGGCTAATCGTGACTGAGCTGCTGCCTGCTTCACGCGGTGCGATGAAGGTCTGCAGCCGGATCTATGATGATATCAAGATCATCATCAATGCCCCGCAGCCCCTGGCTGAGGCCGGCCAGGGCGAGTATTGCTACGAGATTGCCATGCCGATCGGCAATTTCACCGCCTGCGAGGTGGCGCCGACCTGCGGCATGGTCAGTGAGACGGGGCCGATTATTACGGAGGACTCGCCGGCGGGGTTCTTTCACCCGGACCGGGTACAGGCCCAGCTACTCTGGCTGCGCAAGGGTTATCTCGAATACCGCTACCCGCTGGAGATTCCGTCAGGGGCAGAGATCCGCGAGATCCAGTTCTCAATGGAGATCTGTTCGGAAGCGCCGAATTATGCCAATGACTGGCCTTCGGATATTACGCTCTGGATCAACGGGGTTGAGGTAGGCACCTGGACCTCACCGGGCGACTTCGGCGGCAGGCGCGGAAAGCTGAACCCTGCCTGGTGGATCGATTCGGGCACCCAGTTCGGTGCACTCAAGACCTGGAGCGTAGACCATACCCGCAGCGCCATTGACCATCAGGAGCTATCCGCTGTGACTCTGGAGCAGCTTAACCTCCCCCGGAGGAGCCATGTGGATCTGCGGCTGGGCGTGAAGGAGGATGCCAGGTACAAGGGCGGAATGAACTTGTTCGGCAAGAAGTTCGGCGACCATGAGCAGGACCTGGTGATGAAGATTTTTTATAGTGTGAAGGCCTAA
- a CDS encoding MOSC domain-containing protein has translation MSVTVGEIKSINRYPVKSFAGEALESCKVVTYGVEGDRYCSFYDMTKKDWSQYITARKIPKMMSYKAEYTGEDIRVTAADGRVFGWNQELLDEIQSLTSTEITMSEFMAPHPEEKHPELLSVDGASILLVTDKSLKKLEALWGKPVDQRRFRGNFLVEVTEDSLGEEEWLGRRLSIGSTVLQVDSYCERCVMITTNPDTLERDSSLLKQVYKELKQQFGVYASVITPGEVRLGDQIVMLDN, from the coding sequence GTGTCAGTTACAGTTGGGGAGATTAAATCGATTAACCGTTATCCGGTGAAATCCTTTGCGGGGGAGGCGCTGGAGTCCTGTAAGGTTGTAACTTACGGAGTGGAGGGGGACCGGTATTGTTCCTTTTATGATATGACCAAAAAAGACTGGTCGCAGTATATCACTGCCCGGAAGATTCCCAAAATGATGTCCTATAAGGCTGAATATACGGGGGAAGATATTCGCGTGACGGCTGCAGATGGCCGGGTATTCGGCTGGAATCAGGAGCTGCTGGATGAAATTCAAAGTCTGACTTCCACAGAAATTACCATGTCTGAGTTCATGGCACCACACCCGGAAGAGAAGCACCCGGAGCTGTTATCGGTAGATGGAGCGAGTATTCTGCTGGTGACGGATAAGAGCCTGAAGAAGCTGGAAGCCCTGTGGGGCAAGCCGGTCGATCAGCGCCGCTTCCGGGGCAACTTCCTCGTGGAAGTGACTGAGGACTCGCTCGGGGAGGAAGAGTGGCTCGGCCGCCGTCTGTCGATAGGCAGTACAGTGCTGCAAGTGGATAGCTATTGTGAGCGCTGCGTGATGATTACCACGAACCCGGATACCCTCGAACGGGACAGCTCCCTGCTTAAGCAAGTCTACAAAGAGCTGAAGCAGCAGTTCGGCGTCTATGCTTCCGTCATCACTCCGGGAGAGGTCCGGCTCGGTGATCAGATTGTGATGCTGGATAACTAA
- a CDS encoding ABC transporter permease: protein MSLNYIILRNLKKNVKNYYLYVFALIFSVALYFSFVTLQFDPSMDEVKGSVKGGAAIGASSVLLVAIVAIFLLYANTIFIKRRSKEIGLFQLIGLTKSRIFVLLSAENLILYFGSMFAGIGAGFVMSRLILMILFKILEVDQLAALRFSPEALQRTVLVFAAVYVLIMIMNYTFIRAQSILSLFKATATSQTRIQRMSLWEVVIGVLGIGSILGGYYISGELFSGKFTGMNGLMYAMIAILTLVIIGTYLFYKGSVSFLFNLIRRSKKGYLSIREVLSLSSIMFRMKSNALLLTVITTVSALAIGLLSLSYISYYSVGASARESSPHDYGFLQKADETAFRKVLDQAGIGYATLEIPTVQVEVDLKNVLDTRNTPGNETILSATVISDSSLKDMDLQPGEVQIKGYTTTKQTMLRLKKEGELYFSTKDGVMKQQLAGLSEETVLPFYFGGGVLGVFVVDDSVFQELLQHKDPDEQKRVKGGGIYYGINLTGSSQAKQAYEMYKQQKPELQSFSQYEFEFNQRTNMGLIMFIVGFLGLTFLITSGCILYFKQMDEGEEEREGYTILRKLGFTQGDLLRGIQFKQLFNFGIPLIVGLCHSYFAVKSGWFLFGTEMLTPMFVVMGLYTVLYSIFGLLSVLYYKRVIRESL, encoded by the coding sequence ATGAGTCTGAATTATATTATCCTGCGGAACCTTAAAAAGAATGTTAAGAACTATTATCTCTACGTCTTCGCCCTTATTTTCAGTGTGGCCCTGTACTTCTCCTTCGTGACTCTTCAGTTCGATCCTTCTATGGATGAGGTCAAAGGCTCCGTCAAAGGCGGGGCTGCCATCGGCGCATCCTCCGTCCTGCTGGTTGCGATTGTAGCCATCTTCCTGCTCTATGCGAACACGATCTTCATCAAGCGCCGAAGTAAGGAGATCGGGCTGTTCCAGCTGATCGGACTGACCAAGAGCCGAATCTTCGTGCTGCTGAGTGCGGAGAATCTGATTCTGTATTTCGGGTCGATGTTCGCTGGAATCGGCGCAGGGTTCGTGATGTCAAGGCTGATTCTGATGATTCTGTTCAAAATCCTGGAGGTTGACCAGCTGGCAGCTCTTCGCTTCTCGCCCGAGGCCTTGCAGCGGACGGTGCTGGTGTTTGCCGCCGTGTACGTGCTGATTATGATCATGAATTACACCTTCATCCGTGCCCAGAGCATTCTGTCGCTGTTCAAGGCAACGGCCACTTCCCAGACACGTATTCAGCGAATGTCGCTGTGGGAGGTTGTGATCGGCGTCCTTGGAATCGGCAGTATTTTGGGGGGATATTATATCTCCGGGGAGCTGTTCAGCGGCAAATTCACGGGCATGAACGGATTGATGTATGCGATGATTGCCATCCTCACACTGGTGATTATCGGAACCTATCTGTTCTACAAAGGCTCGGTCAGCTTCCTCTTTAATCTCATCCGCCGCAGCAAAAAAGGCTACCTGTCCATTCGGGAGGTATTATCGCTCTCTTCCATTATGTTCCGAATGAAATCGAACGCCCTGCTGCTGACGGTCATCACTACAGTATCTGCGCTGGCCATCGGCCTGCTCTCCCTAAGCTATATCTCTTATTATTCGGTGGGGGCCTCTGCCAGAGAGAGTTCACCGCATGATTACGGTTTTCTGCAGAAGGCGGATGAGACGGCATTCCGGAAGGTGCTGGATCAGGCTGGCATTGGGTATGCTACTCTGGAAATTCCAACGGTCCAGGTAGAAGTCGATCTTAAGAATGTTTTGGATACTAGAAATACCCCGGGTAATGAAACCATTCTCTCAGCAACTGTGATCAGTGACAGCAGTCTGAAGGACATGGATTTGCAGCCGGGCGAGGTACAGATTAAAGGGTATACGACTACAAAGCAAACTATGCTGAGGCTCAAGAAGGAGGGGGAGCTCTATTTCTCCACCAAGGATGGTGTGATGAAGCAGCAGCTCGCGGGTTTATCAGAGGAGACTGTGCTGCCGTTCTATTTTGGCGGGGGAGTCTTGGGGGTGTTCGTGGTGGATGATTCTGTCTTCCAGGAATTACTCCAGCATAAAGACCCGGATGAGCAAAAAAGAGTGAAAGGCGGAGGAATCTACTACGGTATCAATCTTACGGGATCTTCGCAGGCCAAGCAGGCGTATGAGATGTATAAGCAGCAAAAGCCAGAGCTGCAAAGCTTCTCACAATATGAGTTTGAGTTCAACCAGCGGACCAATATGGGCCTCATTATGTTCATTGTCGGCTTCTTGGGCCTGACGTTCCTGATTACCTCCGGCTGTATTCTCTATTTCAAGCAGATGGATGAAGGCGAGGAGGAGCGGGAAGGATATACGATCCTGCGCAAGCTGGGCTTCACTCAAGGAGATCTTCTGCGCGGCATCCAGTTCAAGCAGCTGTTCAATTTCGGTATACCGCTGATTGTCGGCCTGTGCCACAGTTATTTTGCGGTAAAATCCGGCTGGTTCCTGTTTGGAACCGAGATGCTGACCCCGATGTTCGTAGTGATGGGACTATATACCGTGCTGTATTCGATCTTCGGCCTCCTGTCGGTCCTGTATTACAAGCGGGTGATCCGGGAGTCACTGTAA
- a CDS encoding ABC transporter ATP-binding protein, with amino-acid sequence MLIMQANKIYKTYGNKFNKQEVLRGIDLQVDKGEFVGIMGPSGSGKTTLLNVLSSIDRVSKGTIEIEGKEFTGMKEKQLAEFRKHHLGFIFQDYNLLDTLTVKENIMLPLSITGISKKEAHQKFDQVAGELGIHELKDKYPAEISGGQKQRTSAARAFVHDPSIIFADEPTGALDSKSASDLLNKLAAMNSKREATIVMVTHDAVAASYCSRVVFIRDGQIYTQLNKGEESRQSFLGDIISTQGVLGGVAQ; translated from the coding sequence ATGCTTATTATGCAGGCTAACAAAATCTATAAAACCTATGGCAACAAATTCAATAAACAGGAAGTTCTGAGGGGCATTGATCTTCAGGTGGACAAGGGTGAGTTCGTAGGAATCATGGGACCCTCGGGTTCAGGCAAAACGACGCTGCTGAACGTTCTCTCCTCGATTGACCGGGTAAGCAAAGGCACGATCGAAATTGAGGGCAAGGAATTCACGGGGATGAAGGAGAAGCAGCTCGCCGAGTTCCGCAAGCATCATCTCGGGTTTATTTTCCAGGATTATAATCTGCTCGACACCTTGACGGTCAAGGAGAATATCATGCTGCCGCTGTCGATTACAGGCATCTCCAAGAAGGAGGCGCATCAGAAATTCGACCAAGTGGCCGGTGAGCTGGGAATCCATGAGCTGAAGGACAAATATCCGGCGGAAATCTCCGGCGGGCAGAAGCAGCGTACGTCGGCGGCGCGGGCGTTCGTGCATGATCCGAGCATTATTTTTGCCGATGAGCCTACAGGAGCCCTGGATTCCAAATCTGCGTCCGATCTGCTGAACAAGCTGGCCGCCATGAACAGCAAGCGTGAAGCTACCATTGTCATGGTTACGCATGATGCCGTTGCCGCAAGCTACTGCAGCCGCGTGGTCTTCATCCGGGACGGGCAAATCTACACTCAGCTGAACAAGGGGGAGGAATCGCGGCAATCCTTTTTGGGTGATATTATCAGCACGCAGGGCGTACTTGGTGGTGTCGCGCAATGA
- a CDS encoding sensor histidine kinase, whose translation MIRKYLSEKRSWLLLLAAFQLIIMFVAYIDSAIPLLPILYIVLLNTLLCLAFVFLRYSRETRFYKSLASWDQIYELQAVLEPGSPMERLVHEAVSAQTDRYKRESSMNVQLLESEKDELLSWIHEVKTPLTAMQLMIERLPDETLQRQMMYEWLRIHHLLDQQLHQKRIPFIRNDLFIEKVGLAPILNKEIRALKSWCISKRIGFDMELEAETVLTDGKWLAFMLRQLLTNAVKYSEASDIVIRSREEGGHVVLMIEDSGQGIDPRDLPRIYDKGFTSSRFRQEGAATGMGLYLTRQVAEPLLIRLHAASVLGQGSVFTLTFPRENDFQRLTGM comes from the coding sequence ATGATAAGGAAATATCTGAGCGAGAAACGGAGCTGGCTGCTCCTGCTGGCCGCCTTCCAGCTGATTATTATGTTCGTAGCCTACATTGACTCTGCCATCCCGCTGCTGCCGATCCTGTACATTGTACTCCTGAATACGCTGCTCTGTCTGGCCTTCGTTTTCCTGCGCTATTCCCGTGAGACCCGGTTCTATAAGAGCCTTGCCTCTTGGGATCAGATCTATGAGCTGCAGGCGGTCCTCGAGCCGGGTAGTCCGATGGAGCGGCTGGTCCATGAGGCGGTAAGCGCCCAGACGGACCGCTACAAGCGCGAATCCTCCATGAATGTCCAGCTGCTGGAATCGGAGAAGGACGAGCTGCTCAGCTGGATACATGAGGTTAAGACTCCGCTGACTGCTATGCAGCTCATGATAGAACGCCTGCCGGATGAGACTCTGCAGAGACAGATGATGTACGAATGGCTGCGTATCCACCATCTGCTTGACCAGCAGCTGCATCAGAAGCGCATTCCCTTCATCCGTAATGATCTGTTCATTGAGAAGGTCGGTCTTGCTCCTATTCTTAATAAAGAGATCCGGGCACTGAAATCCTGGTGCATCTCCAAACGCATCGGGTTCGACATGGAGCTTGAAGCTGAAACGGTACTGACAGACGGCAAATGGCTGGCCTTCATGCTTCGGCAGCTCTTGACCAATGCTGTGAAATACAGCGAAGCCTCCGATATCGTCATCCGGAGCCGTGAAGAGGGCGGCCATGTTGTGCTTATGATTGAAGACAGCGGCCAGGGGATTGATCCCAGGGATCTGCCGCGGATCTACGATAAGGGCTTCACCTCATCGCGCTTCCGCCAGGAGGGGGCAGCTACCGGCATGGGGCTGTACCTGACCCGGCAGGTTGCGGAGCCGCTGCTGATCAGACTTCACGCTGCTTCCGTGCTTGGGCAGGGGAGTGTATTTACGCTGACCTTTCCAAGGGAAAATGACTTTCAGCGCCTGACAGGCATGTGA
- a CDS encoding response regulator transcription factor, protein MFKIMLIEDDITLFGEIRERLAQWSYEVYGVTDFGKVLQEFSEVKPDLVVIDIQLPRFDGFHWCRILRSHSKVPIIFLSSRDHPSDMVMSMQLGADDFIQKPFHFEVLIAKIQAILRRVYNYSMEGTELKTWRGAAIEFVKNTVTGSGGTAVLTKNEMLILKILLERKNTIVEREEIITSLWDNEHFVSDNTLTVNVNRLRKKLEPLGLDAYIETKVGQGYMATEEAEQ, encoded by the coding sequence GTGTTCAAAATTATGCTGATTGAAGACGATATTACGCTGTTCGGGGAGATCCGGGAGCGTCTGGCCCAATGGTCGTATGAGGTGTACGGGGTTACGGACTTCGGTAAGGTCCTGCAGGAGTTCTCTGAGGTGAAGCCCGACCTGGTGGTGATTGATATCCAGCTGCCGCGCTTCGATGGCTTCCACTGGTGCCGGATTCTGCGCAGCCACTCCAAGGTGCCGATTATTTTCCTCTCCTCCCGGGACCATCCGAGCGATATGGTGATGTCCATGCAGCTGGGTGCCGATGATTTCATTCAGAAGCCCTTCCATTTCGAAGTGCTGATTGCTAAGATTCAGGCCATTCTGCGCCGTGTCTATAATTACAGCATGGAAGGCACAGAGCTGAAGACCTGGCGCGGAGCGGCGATTGAGTTCGTGAAGAATACGGTTACGGGGAGCGGGGGAACGGCGGTGCTCACGAAGAATGAGATGCTGATTCTCAAAATCCTGCTGGAGCGCAAAAACACCATTGTAGAGCGTGAGGAGATCATCACCAGCCTGTGGGACAATGAGCATTTTGTCAGCGATAATACGCTGACTGTGAATGTGAACCGGCTGCGCAAAAAGCTGGAGCCGCTCGGCCTGGATGCCTATATTGAGACCAAGGTCGGTCAAGGGTATATGGCGACAGAAGAGGCGGAACAATGA
- a CDS encoding ArsR family transcriptional regulator, translated as MNYSLQETLMKNIRFAYNEAIEFIVSMGMLACEDQLADLAAEYKIEIDELLGTYFEDARKLLSPHFTRELMFFFRHNFFHNALDFPLYESACSYPEAQTAEEWINRLADSPAEHIVSEMVYGVYHDNMEALLKGNDWEVVKRDLNKLLELASDTQPQPEVIEAHGPLLECLARPQETKLRYIQLLRQFHQDVFIHWKDRIQAISEQASLRYEAQFRSNPEVFIRELHKNEPALFDFPATFHVSFVSQVNNSFYNFHTETGLIGWVIFGVHNDRVYGPVADREKTELFLKAFSDKRRLDLLLLLKQRPHYGKEIATALGITPAAVNYHANFLFFLDLLDIERVDHRLYYVLRTDTLRNLLALTTKVMLD; from the coding sequence ATGAACTATTCTTTGCAAGAGACACTGATGAAAAATATCCGTTTTGCGTATAACGAGGCTATTGAGTTTATTGTTTCCATGGGAATGTTGGCCTGTGAGGATCAGCTGGCAGATCTGGCAGCGGAATATAAAATCGAAATTGATGAGCTGCTGGGGACCTATTTTGAAGATGCCCGAAAGTTATTGTCACCTCATTTCACTCGTGAGCTGATGTTTTTTTTCCGTCACAACTTTTTTCACAATGCACTGGATTTCCCGTTATATGAATCCGCCTGTTCCTATCCAGAAGCGCAGACTGCCGAAGAATGGATCAACAGACTAGCGGACAGCCCTGCTGAGCACATCGTTTCAGAGATGGTCTATGGCGTCTACCACGATAATATGGAGGCATTGTTGAAGGGTAACGATTGGGAGGTGGTCAAAAGGGATCTCAATAAGCTCTTGGAACTTGCTTCCGACACGCAACCTCAGCCTGAAGTGATAGAAGCCCATGGTCCGCTGCTTGAATGTCTTGCTCGTCCGCAAGAAACCAAGCTGCGTTACATACAGCTTCTGCGTCAATTCCATCAGGATGTTTTCATTCACTGGAAGGACCGGATTCAAGCAATCTCTGAACAGGCCTCACTTCGTTATGAGGCCCAGTTCCGTAGTAATCCGGAGGTTTTTATTCGTGAACTTCATAAGAATGAGCCTGCACTCTTTGACTTCCCTGCTACCTTCCATGTCAGCTTTGTTTCACAGGTGAACAACAGCTTCTACAATTTCCATACGGAAACCGGGCTGATAGGCTGGGTCATCTTCGGCGTACACAATGACCGCGTATACGGACCCGTTGCCGACCGGGAGAAGACAGAGCTGTTCCTCAAAGCCTTCTCGGATAAACGGCGCCTGGATCTCCTGCTTCTACTCAAACAGCGGCCGCACTATGGTAAGGAAATTGCGACTGCGCTCGGTATCACACCTGCTGCTGTGAATTATCATGCCAACTTCCTGTTTTTCCTGGATCTTCTAGACATCGAACGGGTGGATCACCGCCTGTATTATGTGCTCAGAACCGATACTTTGCGCAATCTGCTTGCCTTAACAACAAAAGTCATGCTGGACTAA